The Henckelia pumila isolate YLH828 chromosome 2, ASM3356847v2, whole genome shotgun sequence genome includes a window with the following:
- the LOC140879669 gene encoding filament-like plant protein 3 isoform X1 has translation MDRRSWLWRRKKSLNGETESSGSISSRSERLSDDQSLSNHTTQSPEVTSRAVPIDEKIDDKLKIVPEKLSEALLDIRSKEDLVEEHARVAEEAVSGWERAENEVLVLKKQVDALMLKNSALEERISHLDGALKECMRQLRQEREYKEEKIYEAITKKTHEWESKKSELENQITELHYQIHKTKTDALSNLESLEKENSDLRLELFSKFEELKQRAFEKDLITHVAETASKQHLDSIKKVAKLEAECNRLKMVARKAAAAANDQLSSVTGSSVYVESFTDSQSDNGERISVIENECFEKSGSDMIYSGSCGHDSRASSLVTIDRSNIIPSVGIGLMHDFLEIERLAALPKMHSGGTQSTENQGGENHLRIELEVMTNRTAELEGILEKMDKNKVTLELALTKCQNQLKTSENQLKETEAKLVDLSYQLSLANESKEALQKEVEFTKLRLKNSMKRFDEAGMKLVQTQNQLAIANGAKNMCEVQLEDANIKKAEAESKLRVMELEQNTLRAKVSTLQDDVQKEREFSKDTADRCAILETEISRLKVDHQLRRSTIAEEFRINQDKELAVAASKFAACQKTISSLGLQLNYLATLQDIAET, from the exons ATGGACCGAAGAAGTTGGCTGTGGCGAAGAAAGAAGAGTCTTAATGGTGAAACAGAAAGCTCCGGATCGATTTCATCACGTTCAGAAAGATTATCAGATGATCAG TCTTTGTCAAACCATACCACACAGTCCCCTGAAGTGACTTCTAGAGCTGTGCCTATTGATGAAAAAATCGAtgataagttgaagattgtacCAGAGAAACTATCTGAAGCTCTTCTTGATATTCGCTCCAAGGAAGATTTGGTTGAGGAGCACGCGAGAGTTGCGGAGGAAGCTGTTTCAG GATGGGAAAGGGCTGAAAATGAAGTATTGGTTCTGAAGAAACAAGTTGATGCATTGATGCTGAAGAATTCGGCACTAGAAGAACGTATTAGCCATCTTGATGGAGCGCTTAAGGAATGTATGAGACAACTGAGACAAGAAAGAGAATACAAAGAAGAAAAGATTTATGAAGCTATCACCAAGAAAACACACGAGTGGGAATCAAAAAAGTCGGAACTTGAGAACCAGATTACCGAGCTCCATTATCAGATTCATAAAACGAAAACAGATGCCCTCTCCAATCTAGAATCTTTGGAGAAAGAAAATTCTGATCTTAGGCTGGAGCTTTTCTCCAAATTTGAAGAGCTGAAACAAAGGGCTTTTGAGAAAGACCTGATTACTCACGTTGCTGAAACCGCCAGCAAACAACATCTTGACAGCATAAAAAAAGTAGCGAAGCTTGAAGCTGAATGCAACAGGCTAAAGATGGTGGCCCGCAAAGCAGCAGCAGCAGCTAATGATCAACTGTCGTCTGTTACTGGATCATCAGTTTATGTCGAATCGTTTACGGATAGTCAGTCGGATAATGGAGAGAGGATATCAGTTATTGAAAATGAATGCTTCGAAAAGAGTGGTTCGGATATGATTTATTCCGGATCGTGCGGCCATGATTCTAGGGCATCTTCTTTAGTGACTATTGATCGAAGTAACATCATTCCTTCAGTTGGCATTGGTCTAATGCATGATTTTCTTGAGATCGAGCGCCTTGCAGCATTACCAAAGATGCACAGTGGAGGTACCCAAAGCACAGAAAACCAAGGTGGCGAAAACCATTTAAGAATTGAACTTGAAGTCATGACTAACCGAACGGCCGAGCTTGAAGGGATATTAGAGAAAATGGATAAAAATAAAGTGACTCTGGAGCTGGCTCTGACTAAGTGCCAAAATCAGCTTAAGACGtccgaaaatcaattaaaagaaACAGAGGCAAAGTTGGTAGACCTTAGTTATCAGCTGTCTTTGGCAAATGAATCCAAGGAAGCCTTGCAAAAAGAGGTAGAGTTTACTAAATTAAGGCTTAAAAACTCGATGAAGCGTTTTGACGAGGCAGGGATGAAACTCGTGCAAACTCAAAATCAGTTGGCTATTGCTAATGGAGCAAAGAACATGTGTGAGGTGCAGCTTGAGGATGCCAATATAAAGAAAGCCGAAGCAGAGTCGAAACTCAGAGTTATGGAACTCGAGCAAAACACTTTACGCGCCAAAGTTTCCACCCTACAGGATGATGTCCAAAAAGAAAGGGAATTTTCAAAAGACACGGCTGATAGATGTGCCATATTAGAAACTGAGATTTCAAGATTGAAAGTTGATCATCAACTTCGGAGGTCAACAATAGCGGAAGAGTTCCGAATCAATCAG GACAAAGAACTGGCCGTAGCTGCGAGTAAATTTGCCGCATGCCAAAAGACCATTTCCTCTCTTGGTTTACAGTTGAATTATCTTGCCACATTGCAAGACATTGCAGAAACATGA
- the LOC140879669 gene encoding filament-like plant protein 3 isoform X2 produces MLKNSALEERISHLDGALKECMRQLRQEREYKEEKIYEAITKKTHEWESKKSELENQITELHYQIHKTKTDALSNLESLEKENSDLRLELFSKFEELKQRAFEKDLITHVAETASKQHLDSIKKVAKLEAECNRLKMVARKAAAAANDQLSSVTGSSVYVESFTDSQSDNGERISVIENECFEKSGSDMIYSGSCGHDSRASSLVTIDRSNIIPSVGIGLMHDFLEIERLAALPKMHSGGTQSTENQGGENHLRIELEVMTNRTAELEGILEKMDKNKVTLELALTKCQNQLKTSENQLKETEAKLVDLSYQLSLANESKEALQKEVEFTKLRLKNSMKRFDEAGMKLVQTQNQLAIANGAKNMCEVQLEDANIKKAEAESKLRVMELEQNTLRAKVSTLQDDVQKEREFSKDTADRCAILETEISRLKVDHQLRRSTIAEEFRINQDKELAVAASKFAACQKTISSLGLQLNYLATLQDIAET; encoded by the exons ATGCTGAAGAATTCGGCACTAGAAGAACGTATTAGCCATCTTGATGGAGCGCTTAAGGAATGTATGAGACAACTGAGACAAGAAAGAGAATACAAAGAAGAAAAGATTTATGAAGCTATCACCAAGAAAACACACGAGTGGGAATCAAAAAAGTCGGAACTTGAGAACCAGATTACCGAGCTCCATTATCAGATTCATAAAACGAAAACAGATGCCCTCTCCAATCTAGAATCTTTGGAGAAAGAAAATTCTGATCTTAGGCTGGAGCTTTTCTCCAAATTTGAAGAGCTGAAACAAAGGGCTTTTGAGAAAGACCTGATTACTCACGTTGCTGAAACCGCCAGCAAACAACATCTTGACAGCATAAAAAAAGTAGCGAAGCTTGAAGCTGAATGCAACAGGCTAAAGATGGTGGCCCGCAAAGCAGCAGCAGCAGCTAATGATCAACTGTCGTCTGTTACTGGATCATCAGTTTATGTCGAATCGTTTACGGATAGTCAGTCGGATAATGGAGAGAGGATATCAGTTATTGAAAATGAATGCTTCGAAAAGAGTGGTTCGGATATGATTTATTCCGGATCGTGCGGCCATGATTCTAGGGCATCTTCTTTAGTGACTATTGATCGAAGTAACATCATTCCTTCAGTTGGCATTGGTCTAATGCATGATTTTCTTGAGATCGAGCGCCTTGCAGCATTACCAAAGATGCACAGTGGAGGTACCCAAAGCACAGAAAACCAAGGTGGCGAAAACCATTTAAGAATTGAACTTGAAGTCATGACTAACCGAACGGCCGAGCTTGAAGGGATATTAGAGAAAATGGATAAAAATAAAGTGACTCTGGAGCTGGCTCTGACTAAGTGCCAAAATCAGCTTAAGACGtccgaaaatcaattaaaagaaACAGAGGCAAAGTTGGTAGACCTTAGTTATCAGCTGTCTTTGGCAAATGAATCCAAGGAAGCCTTGCAAAAAGAGGTAGAGTTTACTAAATTAAGGCTTAAAAACTCGATGAAGCGTTTTGACGAGGCAGGGATGAAACTCGTGCAAACTCAAAATCAGTTGGCTATTGCTAATGGAGCAAAGAACATGTGTGAGGTGCAGCTTGAGGATGCCAATATAAAGAAAGCCGAAGCAGAGTCGAAACTCAGAGTTATGGAACTCGAGCAAAACACTTTACGCGCCAAAGTTTCCACCCTACAGGATGATGTCCAAAAAGAAAGGGAATTTTCAAAAGACACGGCTGATAGATGTGCCATATTAGAAACTGAGATTTCAAGATTGAAAGTTGATCATCAACTTCGGAGGTCAACAATAGCGGAAGAGTTCCGAATCAATCAG GACAAAGAACTGGCCGTAGCTGCGAGTAAATTTGCCGCATGCCAAAAGACCATTTCCTCTCTTGGTTTACAGTTGAATTATCTTGCCACATTGCAAGACATTGCAGAAACATGA